The following proteins come from a genomic window of Paramicrobacterium humi:
- a CDS encoding SDR family NAD(P)-dependent oxidoreductase gives MTAFPESKTVVLTGAASPRGIGRASAHYLAERAWNIGIIDLDADAAKAVAAEIAEQHGVKAAGAGANVADEAQVRAAFDELEAELPQLVALVNLAGVSSPVPYLEVTPEEWNRVMNINMNGVHYATRRAVESMVKNGVGRVVSLSSVSAQRGGGTFSKTVYSAAKAGVIGFSRSVARELGQEGVTVNVISPGPIDTDIMGGTLTDERKEKMAADGVLPRIGTPRDIAAAIAYLISEDAGFVTGQTLNVDGGLYMH, from the coding sequence ATGACTGCCTTCCCTGAATCGAAGACCGTCGTCCTCACGGGCGCGGCGTCACCGCGCGGCATCGGCCGCGCATCGGCTCACTACCTCGCCGAGCGCGCCTGGAACATCGGAATCATCGACCTCGATGCGGATGCGGCGAAGGCCGTCGCCGCTGAGATCGCGGAGCAGCACGGAGTGAAAGCCGCCGGTGCCGGCGCGAACGTGGCCGACGAGGCGCAGGTCCGTGCTGCATTCGACGAGCTCGAGGCCGAGCTTCCCCAGCTCGTCGCGCTCGTGAACCTGGCCGGCGTCTCCTCGCCGGTCCCGTACCTCGAGGTCACGCCGGAGGAGTGGAACCGTGTCATGAACATCAACATGAATGGCGTCCACTACGCCACGCGCCGCGCCGTCGAGTCGATGGTCAAGAACGGCGTAGGCCGCGTCGTCAGCCTGTCCTCCGTCTCCGCCCAGCGCGGCGGCGGCACGTTCAGCAAGACGGTGTACTCGGCAGCCAAGGCCGGCGTCATCGGCTTCTCCCGCAGCGTCGCTCGTGAGCTCGGTCAGGAGGGCGTCACCGTGAACGTGATCTCGCCCGGACCGATCGACACCGACATCATGGGCGGAACCCTCACCGATGAGCGCAAGGAGAAGATGGCAGCAGACGGTGTTCTGCCGCGCATCGGAACCCCGCGCGACATCGCCGCAGCCATTGCCTACCTCATCAGCGAGGACGCCGGATTCGTGACGGGCCAGACCCTGAACGTCGACGGCGGCCTCTACATGCACTGA
- a CDS encoding MFS transporter: MSTSDSRAGLASTSNPHLKSAISKAAKHLMPMLVILYFVAFLDRTNVGFAEEALQVDRGVSDGAFALGAGIFFIGYALFEIPSNLLLKKFGARFWLARIAITWGIVAAIFAFTTNDTMFIILRFLLGVTEAGLFPGVIMYLSEWFPNKVRVQMIAIFYLAQPFSQMIGAPLSGGLISVGDAVTPWHGWQVMFFGEGILAVIAGIASLFFLINSPHDAKFLNDDEKAALSATMEREDSARTEDGPSGVWRAMANWKVWYFTIIYFCLQIAVYGTTFYLPQQVAGLIGQKVGWQVGLVAAIPWLVGLFACYYVGRAANTVLRRRNWGTMFYVATGLCILGSAWAGAANLPILGIMFITLAVASFLSVGPITWAYPTAFLTGAAAAAGIGLINSLGNLGGFVAPLMRTAFNEAMPTESGAWGVVSLGVFAFLAAVMIYCTKFFRQAKSDEFLETTVTTAAPH; the protein is encoded by the coding sequence GTGTCAACGTCAGATTCACGAGCGGGCCTCGCATCAACGAGCAACCCGCATCTCAAATCCGCGATCTCGAAGGCCGCCAAGCATCTCATGCCGATGCTTGTCATCCTCTACTTCGTGGCGTTCCTCGACCGCACGAATGTCGGTTTCGCTGAAGAGGCGCTCCAGGTCGACCGGGGCGTGTCCGATGGTGCCTTCGCCCTCGGCGCGGGGATCTTCTTCATCGGCTACGCGCTGTTCGAGATCCCCAGCAACCTGCTGCTGAAGAAGTTCGGCGCTCGCTTCTGGCTCGCCCGCATCGCCATCACGTGGGGCATCGTCGCGGCGATCTTCGCGTTCACGACGAACGACACCATGTTCATCATCCTGCGATTCCTTCTCGGTGTGACCGAGGCAGGACTCTTCCCGGGTGTGATCATGTACCTCTCGGAGTGGTTCCCGAACAAGGTGCGTGTGCAGATGATCGCGATCTTCTACCTCGCGCAGCCGTTCTCGCAGATGATCGGTGCGCCTCTCTCGGGCGGGCTCATCAGCGTCGGTGACGCGGTCACGCCGTGGCACGGCTGGCAGGTCATGTTCTTCGGCGAAGGCATCCTGGCCGTCATCGCCGGTATCGCATCACTGTTCTTCCTGATCAACAGTCCACATGATGCCAAGTTCCTGAACGACGATGAGAAGGCTGCGCTTTCCGCGACGATGGAGCGAGAAGACTCTGCGCGTACCGAGGACGGCCCGTCCGGCGTCTGGCGCGCGATGGCGAACTGGAAGGTGTGGTACTTCACCATCATCTACTTCTGCCTCCAGATCGCGGTGTACGGCACGACGTTCTACCTCCCGCAGCAGGTCGCTGGCCTCATCGGCCAGAAGGTGGGCTGGCAGGTCGGTCTCGTGGCGGCCATCCCGTGGCTCGTCGGTCTGTTCGCGTGCTACTACGTCGGCCGCGCCGCCAACACGGTTCTGCGTCGCCGCAACTGGGGCACGATGTTCTACGTCGCGACCGGTCTCTGCATCCTCGGCTCCGCGTGGGCTGGAGCGGCGAACCTTCCGATTCTCGGCATCATGTTCATCACGCTCGCCGTGGCGAGCTTCCTCTCGGTCGGCCCGATCACCTGGGCGTACCCGACGGCATTCCTCACGGGGGCTGCCGCCGCGGCCGGTATCGGCCTGATCAACTCGCTCGGTAACCTCGGTGGATTCGTCGCGCCCCTTATGCGCACGGCGTTCAACGAGGCCATGCCGACCGAGAGCGGCGCGTGGGGCGTTGTCTCACTCGGTGTGTTCGCGTTCCTCGCGGCCGTGATGATCTACTGCACCAAGTTCTTCCGTCAGGCCAAGTCGGACGAATTCCTCGAGACGACCGTCACCACGGCGGCGCCTCACTAA
- a CDS encoding triose-phosphate isomerase family protein — MSASPYVIGVSLKMYFSHARTVEWCRAVADIARSHTAIADGDAELFVIPSYLSVPAAREILGDLAAVGAQDLATEDSGAFTGEVSGAQIAEFGCRVVEVGHAERRRLFGETEEIVRQKTDAALRNGLAPVLCIGEADKQDPSDAAAECIRQLDDALSLAREAGHGGRVIVAYEPFWAIGASEPASPDYIRAVCSRLRDHVRSLTDFPRSAVIYGGSAGPGLLSTIGDDVDGLFLGRFSHDPAAVATILDEVHALSSADAARTAH; from the coding sequence GTGTCGGCGTCCCCTTATGTGATCGGCGTGAGCCTGAAGATGTACTTCAGCCACGCACGAACCGTCGAGTGGTGCCGCGCTGTCGCTGACATCGCACGCTCGCACACCGCGATCGCCGACGGGGACGCCGAGCTGTTCGTCATTCCTTCCTATCTCTCGGTTCCGGCGGCCCGCGAGATCCTCGGCGATCTCGCGGCCGTCGGCGCCCAGGACCTCGCGACCGAGGACTCCGGTGCCTTCACGGGCGAGGTGTCCGGCGCGCAGATCGCCGAGTTCGGCTGCCGCGTCGTCGAAGTCGGCCACGCGGAACGCCGTCGACTGTTCGGCGAGACGGAAGAGATCGTCCGGCAGAAGACCGACGCCGCCCTGCGCAACGGTCTCGCGCCCGTCCTGTGCATCGGCGAGGCCGACAAACAGGACCCATCGGATGCCGCCGCCGAGTGCATCCGCCAGCTCGATGACGCGCTCTCCCTCGCCCGGGAGGCCGGGCACGGTGGCCGCGTCATCGTCGCCTACGAGCCGTTCTGGGCCATCGGAGCCTCCGAGCCGGCGTCGCCCGACTACATTCGCGCGGTCTGCTCGCGCCTCCGCGATCACGTGCGCTCCCTCACGGATTTCCCGCGCTCTGCCGTCATCTATGGTGGAAGCGCGGGTCCCGGCCTGCTCAGCACGATCGGCGACGATGTCGACGGGCTGTTCCTTGGCCGTTTCTCACACGATCCCGCTGCCGTCGCGACGATCCTCGACGAGGTGCATGCACTCTCGTCGGCGGATGCCGCCCGCACGGCTCACTGA
- a CDS encoding 3-hydroxyacyl-CoA dehydrogenase family protein has product MSTRTIAVVGSGYMGGGIAQVLALAGSKVLIADISEEIAKKNYDRLIEEAKQFVADELFPADAVERIEANLSPAASIEEAVADADFIEEAVPEKIEIKHDTLRRISAAARPDAIIGSNTSTILIGSLAEAVTNPERFLGVHFSNPAPFIPGVELIPHEGTDESAIETVEQIVAETGKETARVKDSTGFVLNRLQYALFHEATQIVEEGIATPEDIDTIVRTTFGFRLPAFGPFAIADMAGLDVYSFCYASLQTRWPERFATPESLKELVDAGKFGTKSGAGYLDVPADRTPELVAYRNKAYVAIKKLMDELGPAPIHPAN; this is encoded by the coding sequence ATGAGCACTCGTACCATCGCCGTCGTCGGCTCCGGTTACATGGGCGGCGGCATCGCCCAGGTTCTCGCACTCGCCGGCTCGAAGGTTCTCATCGCCGACATCTCCGAGGAGATCGCGAAGAAGAACTACGACCGTCTGATCGAAGAGGCCAAGCAGTTCGTCGCCGACGAGCTCTTCCCCGCCGACGCCGTCGAGCGCATCGAGGCCAACCTCTCGCCGGCGGCATCCATTGAAGAGGCCGTCGCGGACGCCGACTTCATCGAGGAGGCCGTTCCCGAGAAGATCGAGATCAAGCACGACACGCTCCGTCGCATCAGCGCGGCCGCTCGTCCCGACGCGATCATCGGCTCGAACACGTCCACGATCCTCATTGGCTCCCTCGCCGAGGCCGTGACGAACCCCGAGCGCTTCCTGGGCGTGCACTTCTCGAACCCGGCGCCGTTCATCCCCGGTGTCGAGCTCATCCCGCACGAGGGCACCGACGAGTCCGCCATCGAGACCGTCGAGCAGATCGTCGCCGAGACCGGCAAGGAGACCGCTCGTGTCAAGGACTCGACCGGATTCGTGCTCAACCGCCTGCAGTACGCGCTGTTCCACGAGGCGACCCAGATCGTCGAAGAGGGCATCGCGACCCCCGAGGACATCGACACGATCGTCCGCACAACCTTCGGCTTCCGCCTCCCGGCCTTCGGTCCCTTCGCGATCGCCGACATGGCCGGTCTGGACGTCTACTCCTTCTGCTACGCCTCGCTCCAGACCCGTTGGCCTGAGCGGTTCGCCACGCCTGAGTCGCTCAAGGAGCTCGTCGACGCGGGCAAGTTCGGCACCAAGTCCGGCGCCGGCTACCTCGACGTTCCCGCCGATCGCACGCCGGAGCTCGTCGCCTACCGCAACAAGGCGTACGTCGCCATCAAGAAGCTCATGGACGAACTCGGTCCGGCCCCCATCCACCCGGCCAACTGA
- a CDS encoding dihydroxyacetone kinase family protein, with the protein MTRLWNEPADFADEMVDGFVRANGRWVRKVHGGVSRSTRSASPEVAVVIGGGSGHYPAFAGLVGPGLAHGAAMGNLFASPSAHQVESVIRASEQGKGVLLSYGNYAGDVLHFTEAQETVRKEGVDCRTVTVTDDIFSAKPDEKQKRRGIAGDLTVFKAAGAAAASGYDIDGVERIAKLANERTRSMGVAFTGCTLPGADEPLFSVPEGRMAVGLGIHGEPGIDETDIPTADGLAELFVEHLLADGEIPEGVTVDGARVVPVLNGLGSVKSEELFVVFSRVADLLEEKGITLVDPQVGEFCTSFDMAGASLTLFWVDEELEKLWNAPTDTPAFRSGSFDSSDLETVDASEDEEADAVIPDASDDSKHAASRIAAALDAVRVTIDENAEELGRIDSIAGDGDHGIGMQRGSRAAAEEAAAVAEKGAGAATLLSRAADAWSDRAGGTSGALWGVILRTLGEKLGDTEQPSAETVSAGITAAKDAVMSYGKAKVGDKTMVDSLVPFADTLAERVAAGDALLDAWNAATTAAKGAADKTADLMPGMGRARSHGEKALGVPDPGAVSLAMIAETVGGVLADK; encoded by the coding sequence ATGACTCGGCTGTGGAATGAACCGGCGGACTTCGCCGACGAGATGGTGGACGGCTTCGTCCGGGCGAACGGCCGCTGGGTGCGCAAGGTGCACGGCGGCGTCTCTCGTTCGACGCGCTCCGCGAGCCCCGAGGTCGCGGTCGTCATCGGCGGCGGCTCGGGCCACTACCCCGCCTTCGCCGGACTCGTGGGGCCCGGCCTCGCGCACGGAGCCGCCATGGGCAACCTCTTCGCCTCCCCCTCCGCCCACCAGGTGGAGTCGGTGATCCGCGCCAGCGAGCAGGGGAAGGGCGTTCTGCTCAGCTACGGCAACTACGCCGGCGACGTGCTGCACTTCACCGAGGCCCAGGAGACCGTGCGCAAGGAGGGCGTCGACTGCCGCACCGTGACGGTCACCGATGACATCTTCAGCGCAAAGCCTGATGAGAAGCAGAAGCGCCGCGGCATCGCGGGAGACCTCACGGTGTTCAAGGCAGCCGGCGCCGCCGCGGCATCCGGCTATGACATCGACGGCGTCGAGCGCATCGCCAAGCTCGCGAACGAGCGCACGCGCTCGATGGGCGTCGCCTTCACCGGCTGCACTCTGCCCGGTGCCGACGAGCCGCTCTTCTCCGTGCCCGAGGGCCGCATGGCGGTCGGCCTCGGCATCCACGGCGAGCCCGGCATCGACGAGACGGACATCCCCACGGCCGACGGCCTTGCGGAGCTTTTCGTCGAGCACTTGCTCGCCGACGGCGAGATCCCCGAGGGCGTCACGGTCGACGGCGCGCGCGTCGTCCCCGTGCTGAACGGCCTCGGCTCGGTCAAGAGTGAGGAGCTGTTCGTCGTCTTCAGCCGTGTCGCGGATCTGCTCGAGGAGAAGGGCATCACGCTCGTCGACCCGCAGGTCGGAGAGTTCTGCACGAGCTTCGACATGGCCGGCGCATCGCTCACCCTGTTCTGGGTCGACGAGGAGCTCGAGAAGCTCTGGAACGCCCCGACCGACACTCCCGCGTTCCGCAGCGGATCCTTCGACAGCTCGGACCTGGAGACCGTCGACGCGAGCGAGGATGAGGAAGCGGATGCCGTCATCCCCGACGCCTCTGACGACTCGAAGCACGCCGCGTCACGCATCGCCGCCGCGCTCGACGCGGTCCGCGTCACCATCGACGAGAACGCCGAGGAGCTCGGCCGCATCGACTCGATCGCCGGCGACGGCGACCACGGCATCGGCATGCAGCGCGGCTCCCGTGCAGCCGCCGAAGAGGCCGCGGCGGTCGCCGAGAAGGGCGCGGGCGCCGCGACCCTGCTCAGCCGCGCCGCCGACGCCTGGTCCGACCGCGCCGGCGGAACCTCCGGCGCGCTCTGGGGAGTGATCCTGCGCACCCTCGGCGAGAAGCTCGGTGACACCGAGCAGCCTTCCGCCGAGACGGTGAGCGCCGGAATAACAGCCGCGAAGGACGCCGTTATGTCCTATGGGAAGGCCAAAGTCGGCGACAAGACCATGGTCGACTCGCTCGTTCCGTTCGCCGACACGCTCGCCGAGCGCGTTGCCGCCGGGGACGCTCTCCTCGACGCCTGGAACGCGGCGACGACCGCGGCGAAGGGCGCTGCCGACAAGACGGCGGATCTGATGCCCGGAATGGGTCGCGCCCGTTCGCACGGTGAGAAGGCCCTCGGCGTTCCGGACCCCGGCGCCGTGTCGCTCGCGATGATCGCGGAGACCGTCGGCGGCGTCCTCGCCGACAAGTAG
- a CDS encoding sugar phosphate isomerase/epimerase family protein, with protein MSEKPAFTAETWPIATCLHGFPSVDKNGVAMHDADPQVWDDMFAQIEDVDFNLAELADSHVRPADLEPSRRDEFLSIAKSHGVGIPSVHLQRQSVIMPGHEERNLEYAHRTIDAAAEWGMEVFSTGLHQPFSEAQKKALWFWTAEGPKDPDDPEVWNAAVTRLRELGKHAGELGLRMSLEMYEDTYLGTADSAVRLVEEIGLDNVGLNPDVANLIRLHRPVEDWRELFAKTLPYANYMHVKNYTRDEAGDGSWATSVPSTMETGLINYRQVFRDAVALGFDGIILMEQYGGDSLGVCATNQKYVRTLLPKA; from the coding sequence ATGTCGGAAAAGCCCGCATTCACCGCCGAGACCTGGCCCATCGCCACGTGCCTCCACGGATTCCCCTCGGTCGACAAGAACGGCGTCGCTATGCACGACGCCGATCCTCAGGTGTGGGACGACATGTTCGCCCAGATCGAGGACGTCGACTTCAACCTCGCCGAGCTGGCTGACAGCCACGTTCGCCCCGCCGACCTTGAGCCCTCGCGCCGCGACGAGTTCCTCTCGATCGCCAAGTCGCACGGCGTCGGCATCCCCTCCGTGCATCTGCAGCGCCAGAGCGTCATCATGCCGGGCCACGAAGAGCGCAACCTCGAATACGCACACCGCACCATCGACGCGGCAGCGGAGTGGGGCATGGAGGTCTTCTCGACCGGCCTGCACCAGCCGTTCAGCGAGGCGCAGAAGAAGGCCCTGTGGTTCTGGACCGCTGAGGGCCCCAAGGACCCGGATGACCCCGAGGTCTGGAACGCGGCCGTCACTCGACTGCGCGAACTCGGCAAGCACGCCGGCGAGCTCGGCCTGCGCATGTCGCTCGAAATGTACGAGGACACGTACCTCGGCACTGCCGACAGCGCCGTGCGTCTCGTCGAGGAGATCGGCCTCGACAACGTCGGTCTCAACCCCGACGTCGCCAACCTCATCCGACTGCACCGCCCCGTCGAGGACTGGCGCGAGCTGTTCGCCAAGACCCTGCCGTACGCGAACTACATGCACGTCAAGAACTACACGCGCGACGAAGCCGGTGACGGCAGCTGGGCAACGTCCGTTCCTTCGACGATGGAGACCGGACTCATCAACTACCGTCAGGTCTTCCGCGACGCGGTCGCTCTCGGCTTCGACGGAATCATCCTCATGGAGCAGTACGGCGGCGACAGCCTCGGCGTCTGCGCCACGAACCAGAAGTACGTCCGGACCCTGCTGCCCAAGGCGTAA
- a CDS encoding GntR family transcriptional regulator, which yields MADTIFSIGASTSLERRGLRDRVYDLVLDMLMSSQIEPGTRLSIDAIARDLSVSPTPVREALVQLERTGLVTREAHKGYRVAPPIADGQLESLFDARLVLETGATALAAREADVLTPVLEHALDEHIAVTKRVRAAHSHGDMPVDLIREYFAVDWNFHHQIFEGTHNAFLIDMSEAISTRVHRMRQTVMTGVSDADEAVAEHRAIIEALADGPEAAAQAMRDHVEKVRERSRRDASR from the coding sequence ATGGCCGACACCATCTTCTCAATCGGAGCTTCGACGAGCCTCGAGAGACGCGGCCTGCGGGACCGCGTCTACGACCTCGTCCTCGACATGCTCATGAGCTCGCAGATCGAACCGGGGACACGGCTGTCCATCGACGCGATCGCCCGCGATCTCAGCGTGTCGCCGACCCCCGTGCGCGAAGCGCTCGTGCAGCTGGAACGCACGGGACTCGTGACGCGGGAGGCCCACAAGGGCTATCGCGTCGCCCCGCCGATTGCGGACGGACAGCTCGAGTCGCTCTTCGATGCACGACTGGTGCTCGAGACCGGCGCGACGGCTCTGGCAGCCCGCGAGGCAGATGTCCTCACGCCCGTGCTCGAGCACGCGCTCGACGAGCACATCGCCGTGACCAAGCGCGTGCGTGCCGCCCACTCCCACGGCGACATGCCGGTGGATCTGATCCGTGAGTACTTCGCCGTCGACTGGAACTTCCACCATCAGATCTTCGAGGGAACCCACAACGCGTTCCTCATCGACATGTCCGAGGCGATCTCGACCCGCGTGCACCGCATGCGCCAGACAGTGATGACGGGTGTGAGCGATGCCGACGAGGCCGTCGCCGAGCACCGTGCGATCATCGAAGCCCTCGCAGATGGCCCGGAAGCGGCAGCGCAGGCCATGCGCGATCACGTTGAGAAGGTGCGCGAGCGCTCTCGGCGCGACGCCTCCCGCTGA
- a CDS encoding NAD(P)-dependent oxidoreductase yields the protein MGSRFTVAITADAAQPDGSSVHGDLRLRDLEEHGIAWRVLDRYVNPIPPADLADVDAVYSLGHLPFDEELVSQLPRLKLVARFGAGVDTIDLDACTRAGVVVTNTPEAIRTPLALATVTMLLGVAHRLVAKDSITRRSAWRERSEFRGAPMRGRTVGIVGFGGVGSEVARMLQALGFAVIGNNRSGRSPQADALGVELVERDELLARSDFVVLCAALTSETARMIGARELGLMKSSAALINMGRGGLVDTDALRQALKSRTIDAAGLDVFDPEPLDPDDELLSLPNVTLSPHALCWTADFTEDVTRDANASIIAVAEGRRPERALNPAVFETAAWQRKAEKAASVLTS from the coding sequence GTGGGATCCCGCTTCACCGTCGCCATCACGGCCGACGCGGCGCAGCCCGACGGCAGCAGCGTGCACGGCGACCTGCGCCTGCGCGACCTCGAAGAGCACGGCATCGCATGGCGTGTGCTCGATCGATACGTCAATCCAATCCCGCCGGCGGACCTCGCCGACGTCGACGCGGTGTATTCGCTCGGTCACTTGCCCTTCGATGAAGAACTCGTCTCGCAGCTTCCGAGGCTGAAGCTTGTGGCGCGATTCGGCGCCGGAGTCGACACGATCGACCTGGACGCGTGCACGCGCGCCGGAGTGGTCGTGACGAACACCCCAGAGGCGATCCGCACTCCGCTCGCCCTCGCGACGGTGACGATGCTGCTCGGCGTGGCTCACCGGCTCGTGGCGAAGGACAGCATCACGCGGCGCTCCGCGTGGCGGGAGCGCAGCGAGTTTCGCGGTGCTCCGATGCGCGGCCGCACCGTCGGCATCGTCGGGTTCGGCGGTGTCGGCAGCGAGGTCGCACGCATGCTGCAGGCGCTTGGCTTCGCAGTGATCGGCAACAATCGTAGCGGGCGCAGTCCTCAGGCCGACGCCCTCGGCGTTGAGCTCGTCGAACGTGACGAGCTGCTCGCGCGCTCGGATTTCGTCGTGCTGTGCGCGGCGCTCACGTCCGAGACCGCGCGCATGATCGGTGCGCGAGAGCTTGGCCTGATGAAGAGTTCTGCTGCGCTGATCAACATGGGGCGAGGCGGGCTTGTCGACACCGATGCTCTCCGTCAGGCGCTCAAGAGTCGCACGATCGATGCGGCCGGGCTCGACGTGTTCGACCCCGAGCCGCTCGACCCCGATGATGAGCTGCTTTCGCTTCCGAACGTGACCCTCAGCCCGCACGCGCTGTGCTGGACGGCGGACTTCACGGAGGACGTCACTCGAGACGCGAACGCATCGATCATCGCCGTCGCGGAGGGCAGACGCCCCGAACGAGCGCTGAATCCGGCGGTCTTCGAGACCGCGGCGTGGCAGCGGAAGGCCGAAAAGGCAGCGTCGGTTCTCACGAGCTGA
- a CDS encoding MFS transporter has protein sequence MTAIRESQPTQESAGRKTIKNLRWWILGWALAAGILNYMDRSAISIAAPEMMTDLGLTRTDIGLLGTVFSWTYAFSQLPAGWLVDKLGARRVYFVAIAGWSIATALMSVGTKMWHLITFRVFLGMAEAPNSPASARLTADWFPRSERGQATAIWDSGSKWGPAIAPPILTAIMVTLGWHAIFIFLGIAGIVLAVAFYLFYRSPEAHRRVSEAERAHIEAERTSQKLEATKISWLRLFTHRQTWGMMAGFFCVIWIWNIFIVFLPLYLQEERGVSIANSGWLAAIPYLGAAVLGITGGWVMTRYAKRAGQDPLKSKRHVMSVAAIVSGILICIIPSVDALPLAILVMTIALGFVATMQAAAWAMPGDIVDQSQVASIGAIQNFGGYFGGAFAPLLTGIIADATGSYAPSFIIGGIIAALAAVAYTVLVRKPIVSKKALV, from the coding sequence GTGACCGCTATCCGCGAATCTCAGCCGACGCAGGAGTCGGCAGGGCGGAAGACAATCAAGAACCTGCGCTGGTGGATTCTGGGCTGGGCGCTGGCCGCCGGGATCCTCAACTACATGGATCGAAGCGCCATCTCGATCGCCGCACCCGAGATGATGACCGATCTTGGCCTCACTCGCACAGACATCGGCCTGCTCGGCACGGTGTTCTCCTGGACGTACGCGTTCTCGCAGCTGCCGGCCGGCTGGCTCGTCGATAAGCTCGGCGCGCGCCGGGTGTACTTCGTGGCTATCGCGGGCTGGAGCATCGCCACGGCGCTCATGTCCGTCGGCACGAAGATGTGGCACCTCATCACGTTCCGCGTATTCCTGGGAATGGCGGAAGCGCCCAACAGCCCGGCGAGCGCGCGCTTGACGGCGGACTGGTTCCCACGGTCTGAGCGCGGGCAGGCCACGGCCATCTGGGATTCCGGTTCCAAGTGGGGTCCCGCAATCGCTCCGCCCATCCTCACTGCCATCATGGTGACTCTTGGCTGGCACGCGATCTTCATCTTCCTCGGCATCGCCGGCATCGTTCTGGCCGTTGCCTTCTACCTCTTCTACCGCTCGCCGGAGGCCCACCGCCGCGTCAGCGAAGCCGAGCGCGCGCACATCGAGGCGGAACGCACCTCTCAGAAGCTTGAAGCGACGAAGATCTCCTGGCTCCGCCTGTTCACTCACCGTCAGACGTGGGGAATGATGGCCGGCTTCTTCTGCGTCATCTGGATCTGGAACATCTTCATCGTGTTCCTGCCGCTGTACCTGCAGGAAGAGCGCGGCGTGAGCATCGCGAACTCAGGCTGGCTCGCCGCCATCCCCTACCTCGGCGCCGCCGTGCTCGGCATCACTGGAGGTTGGGTCATGACGCGATACGCGAAGCGGGCCGGTCAGGACCCGCTGAAGAGCAAGCGACACGTCATGTCAGTCGCAGCGATCGTCTCCGGCATCCTGATCTGTATCATCCCCTCGGTCGACGCCCTTCCGCTTGCGATTCTCGTCATGACGATCGCTCTCGGCTTCGTGGCCACGATGCAGGCCGCCGCATGGGCCATGCCCGGTGACATCGTCGATCAGTCCCAGGTCGCCTCGATCGGCGCGATTCAGAACTTCGGCGGTTATTTCGGCGGCGCCTTCGCTCCGCTGCTCACGGGCATCATCGCTGACGCGACCGGCTCCTACGCGCCGTCATTCATCATCGGCGGCATCATCGCAGCGCTCGCCGCCGTGGCGTACACGGTGCTCGTGCGCAAGCCCATCGTGAGCAAGAAGGCTCTGGTCTAG
- a CDS encoding ribose-5-phosphate isomerase: MAKTWRVVVGSDDAGFDYKEAIKKDLEGSDLVASVTDVGVDADGHTNYPTIATTAAEMVARGEADRAVLICGTGLGVAIAANKVKGVRAVTAHDSYSVERSVLSNNAQVLCMGQRVVGLELARRNVREWLTYEFDTTSASNEKVQEICAYEGE; the protein is encoded by the coding sequence ATGGCCAAGACATGGCGTGTAGTTGTGGGTTCGGATGATGCCGGATTCGACTACAAGGAAGCGATCAAGAAAGACCTCGAGGGCAGCGACCTCGTCGCGTCAGTGACGGACGTCGGTGTGGATGCCGATGGGCACACGAACTACCCGACGATCGCGACGACGGCAGCCGAGATGGTCGCCCGCGGTGAGGCCGACCGTGCCGTGCTGATCTGCGGCACCGGGCTCGGCGTCGCCATCGCGGCGAACAAGGTCAAGGGCGTTCGCGCCGTCACCGCGCACGACAGCTACTCGGTCGAGCGCAGCGTTCTGTCGAACAACGCGCAGGTGCTGTGCATGGGCCAGCGCGTCGTCGGTCTCGAGCTCGCTCGCCGCAACGTGCGCGAGTGGCTGACGTACGAGTTCGACACCACGAGCGCCTCGAACGAGAAGGTGCAGGAGATCTGCGCCTACGAAGGCGAGTAG